A DNA window from Mus caroli chromosome 8, CAROLI_EIJ_v1.1, whole genome shotgun sequence contains the following coding sequences:
- the Mon1b gene encoding vacuolar fusion protein MON1 homolog B, which produces MEAGGDNAVPAPGGVEDLVDPQFPREEAGDSERVHASTLDPGDGDPEDTGSKEEPSRLLSPLPQAEAASSTCEHWETAAASDSSPTGEPESNSEGQGEDPNDGGDPSDEDWRSQRKHVFVLSEAGKPIYSRYGSVEALSATMGVMTALVSFVQSAGDAIRAIYAEDHKLVFLQQGPLLLVAVSRTPQSAAQLRGELLAVHAQIVSTLTRASVARIFAHKQNYDLRRLLAGSERTLDRLLDSVEQDPGALLLGAVRCVPLARPLRDALGTLLRRCTAPGLALSVLAVGGRLITAAQERNVLAECRLDPADLQLLLDWVGAPAFAAGEAWAPVCLPRFNPDGFFYAYVARLDSMPVCLLLLGTNREAFHAMAACRRLVEDGMHNLGALRTLGEAANFSNGPAASAPAYSVQAVGAPGLRHFLYKPLDIPEQHRQLPQFTSPELEAPYSREEERQRLSDLYHRLHARLHSTSRPLRLIYHVAEKETLLAWVTSKFELYTCLSPLVTKAGAILVVTKLLRWVRKEEDRLFIRYPPKYSTPPSTSADQAPNNGLFTGL; this is translated from the exons ATGGAGGCCGGAGGAGATAATGCTGTCCCAGCCCCCGGGGGCGTGGAGGACTTGGTGGACCCGCAGTTCCccagagaggaggctggagaCAGTGAAAGGGTTCACGCAAGCACGCTGGATCCCGGAGATGGGGACCCGGAGGACACAG GATCCAAGGAAGAGCCATCCAGGCTCCTATCACCTCTGCCTCAGGCTGAGGCTGCATCAAGCACCTGTGAGCACTGGGAAACTGCAGCAGCCTCAGACAGCAGCCCCACCGGAGAACCTGAGAGTAACTCTGAGGGTCAGGGAGAAGACCCCAACGATGGGGGGGACCCCAGTGACGAGGACTGGCGCAGCCAACGGAAGCACGTGTTCGTGCTGAGTGAGGCAGGCAAGCCCATCTACTCACGGTACGGTAGCGTGGAGGCACTGTCGGCCACTATGGGGGTGATGACAGCCCTGGTGTCCTTCGTACAGAGTGCAGGAGACGCCATCCGTGCCATCTATGCTG AGGATCACAAGCTGGTGTTCCTGCAGCAGGGTCCACTCCTGCTAGTGGCTGTGTCCCGGACTCCACAGTCTGCAGCACAGCTACGAGGTGAGCTGCTTGCTGTACACGCCCAAATTGTGAGCACACTAACGCGTGCAAGCGTGGCCCGCATCTTCGCACATAAGCAGAACTATGACCTCCGTCGCCTGCTGGCCGGCTCAGAGCGCACACTGGACCGGCTCTTGGACAGTGTGGAGCAAGACCCGGGCGCCCTGCTCCTGGGTGCTGTGCGCTGTGTGCCTCTGGCCCGTCCACTGCGGGATGCCCTGGGCACACTACTGCGGCGCTGTACAGCCCCAGGCCTGGCCTTGTCAGTGCTGGCTGTTGGCGGTCGACTGATAACTGCGGCCCAGGAGAGGAATGTGCTGGCGGAGTGCCGGCTGGACCCTGCTGATCTACAGTTGCTGCTTGACTGGGTGGGTGCACCAGCCTTCGCGGCAGGTGAAGCATGGGCACCTGTGTGCCTGCCTCGCTTTAACCCGGATGGTTTCTTCTATGCCTATGTGGCCCGCCTGGATTCCATGCCcgtctgcctgctgctgcttggTACCAACCGTGAAGCCTTCCATGCCATGGCTGCCTGCCGGCGCTTAGTTGAAGATGGGATGCACAACCTTGGTGCCCTGCGTACTCTTGGGGAGGCTGCCAACTTCTCTAATGGCCCAGCAGCCAGTGCCCCAGCCTACAGTGTGCAGGCTGTGGGAGCCCCTGGCCTCCGGCATTTTCTCTATAAGCCACTGGATATCCCTGAACAACACCGCCAGCTGCCACAGTTTACCAG TCCCGAGCTAGAGGCCCCATACAGCAGAGAGGAAGAGCGACAGCGACTGTCAGACTTGTATCACCGCCTGCATGCTCGCCTCCACAGCACCTCCCGGCCCCTGCGCCTCATTTACCACGTGGCTGAGAAAGAGACGCTGCTGGCTTGG gtgACTTCCAAGTTTGAGCTCTATACTTGCCTCAGCCCCCTGGTAACCAAGGCTGGTGCCATCTTAGTAGTGACGAAGCTCTTACGCTGGGTAAGGAAGGAAGAGGACCGGCTTTTCATCCGTTACCCACCCAAATACTCCACACCCCCATCCACCTCGGCGGACCAGGCCCCCAACAATGGCTTGTTCACAGGACTCTGA